In Helianthus annuus cultivar XRQ/B chromosome 9, HanXRQr2.0-SUNRISE, whole genome shotgun sequence, the following are encoded in one genomic region:
- the LOC110943106 gene encoding uncharacterized protein LOC110943106, with protein MHRIITKYALNIEDSLCRGSKQSIGMREFQECIQQTELMDINAHGLQYTWNQKPRSGVGLLKKIDRIMGNVTFLDLFPSAYALFHPFRVSDHIPCILKILGSNGSRPKPFKFPNFIATKPEFKSIVTLEWTKSVEGIAMLSVVKKLRNLKPKLRKLLFDQGNLHVKVENLRKELDEIQAWVDRNPWSAHLRQRESQCLKDFQVAAYDEECFLKQKSKVEWLCAGDSNTKYFHNIVKSRNARARIYSVMDTMGARHEGEDVADAMVMHYSNFLGMEDSVETTNLENLFTSVLSDEDAVYMIRPITREEVKNAMFSIGEDKAPGGHGLSKRDAGGLKELHHETRDKNLICSSKERGDLGDLGFLVTLNDFKQFSSSELILNWFLVGVKGFVAANACFANQLDGDH; from the exons aTGCACagaataattaccaagtatgcccTCAACATTGAAGATTCGTTATGCAGGGGTTCTAAACAGTCTATTGGCATGCGAGAATTTCAGGAGTGTATTCAACAAActgaattgatggatataaatgCGCATGGACTGCAGTATACTTGGAATCAAAAGCCTAGGAGTGGAGTCGGCTTATTAAAAAAGATAGATCGTATAATGGGTAATGTTACGTTTTTGGATTTGTTTCCCTCTGCTTATGCGTTGTTTCATCCGTTTCGAGTTTCGGATCACATTCCTTGTATCCTTAAAATTCTCGGCTCTAATGGGTCTCGGCCAAAACCATTTAAGTTTCCGAACTTTATTGCCACCAAGCCGGAATTTAAGAGCATTGTTACACTGGAGTGGACGAAGAGTGTGGAGGGGATTGCCATGCTTTCGGTTGTGAAGAAGTTAAGGAACTTAAAACCTAAGTTGAGAAAGCTCTTATTCGATCAGGGAAACTTACATGTGAAAGTTGAAAATTTGAGGAAGGAGTTAGATGAAATTCAGGCCTGGGTTGATCGTAATCCGTGGAGTGCGCATCTGCGTCAAAGGGAATCTCAATGCCTTAAAGATTTTCAAGTGGCTGCCTATGATGAGGAGTGCTTTCTGAAACAGAAATCTAAGGTAGAATGGCTCTGTGCAGGAGATTCgaacacaaaatattttcatAACATTGTGAAATCTAGGAATGCTAGAGCTAGGATTTATAGTGTTATGGATACTATGGGGGCGAGACATGAGGGAGAAGATGTTGCTGATGCTATGGTTATGCATTATTCAAATTTTTTGGGCATGGAGGATTCGGTTGAGACAACCAATTTGGAAAACCTGTTTACTAGTGTTCTTAGTGACGAAGATGCGGTGTACATGATTCGTCCGATTACTCGTGAAGAGGTTAAGAATGCCATGTTTAGTATTGGTGAGGATAAGGCCCCCGGGGGGCATGGTTTGAGCAAAAGAGATGCCGGTGGTTTGAAAGAATTGCATCATGAAACACGTGACAAGAATCTCATATGTTCTAGCAAGGAGAGGGGCGACCTAGGCGATTTGGGGTTtctagtaaccctaaacgatttCAAGCAATTTTCTTCGTCTGAATTGATATTGAATT GGTTTCTTGTCGGCGTTAAGGGTTTTGTGGCTGCAAACGCTTGCTTTGCTAATCAGCTTGATGGCGATCATTAG